From the genome of Elusimicrobiaceae bacterium, one region includes:
- the arfB gene encoding alternative ribosome rescue aminoacyl-tRNA hydrolase ArfB, whose product MENAELFLVPGTFEEKFVRSAGHGGQNVNKVSTAVQLRFFAGRAGFAPAALARLGKLAGARLTAEGDILIVAGEYRTQQQNRLAARARLLDLIARALRVPVRRKPTRPTRASKARRLDAKKRRSAVKQLRRGKDF is encoded by the coding sequence ATGGAAAACGCGGAATTGTTTTTGGTTCCCGGCACTTTTGAGGAAAAATTCGTCAGGAGCGCGGGGCACGGCGGGCAGAACGTCAATAAGGTGTCCACCGCGGTGCAGCTGCGTTTTTTCGCGGGCCGGGCGGGTTTTGCGCCGGCTGCGCTGGCGCGGCTTGGAAAACTGGCGGGCGCCAGGCTGACGGCTGAAGGCGATATCCTTATTGTCGCGGGCGAGTACCGCACCCAGCAGCAGAACAGGCTTGCCGCGCGCGCCCGCCTGCTTGACCTTATAGCCCGCGCCCTGCGCGTGCCCGTGCGGCGAAAGCCTACCCGGCCGACACGCGCGTCGAAAGCGCGCCGGCTCGACGCGAAAAAACGCCGCTCCGCCGTCAAGCAGTTGCGGCGCGGGAAAGATTTTTGA
- a CDS encoding ABC transporter permease codes for MAAKIFNLRTWRKIKASKVSLAGAAIIALFTLTAAFAPLLAPAERGADPYLMPQSGYSPEPAPPSAQHIFGTAEQQYDIFHGIVWGCRTAFKTGASVVAVSAFIGILLGGLAGYAGGKTDEALMRITDIVLSFPSIVLAVVIVAMLGPGLYKVMIALAAVSWPAYARLVRGDVMSIKQRDFVTAAKALGAGHGRIFFRHILPNSIYPVVIVASLDTGAVVLTAAALSFLGLGSPVGYADWGQLIAMSRNWILGTAGNPFAYWYTVTVPGGAIFLFVLGWNLLGDAFRDIADPKQY; via the coding sequence ATGGCGGCCAAAATATTCAATCTGCGCACCTGGCGCAAAATCAAAGCCAGCAAGGTTTCGCTTGCCGGCGCGGCTATCATAGCGCTGTTCACACTCACCGCGGCGTTCGCGCCACTGCTCGCGCCGGCGGAACGCGGAGCAGACCCGTATCTGATGCCACAGTCCGGCTACTCGCCGGAACCGGCGCCGCCCTCCGCACAGCATATCTTCGGCACGGCTGAACAGCAGTACGATATTTTTCACGGCATCGTGTGGGGCTGCCGCACCGCGTTTAAAACGGGAGCAAGCGTGGTGGCGGTTTCGGCTTTTATCGGGATACTGCTGGGCGGGCTGGCAGGCTACGCCGGCGGAAAAACCGACGAGGCGCTTATGCGGATAACCGATATAGTACTGTCGTTTCCGTCCATAGTGCTGGCGGTGGTGATAGTGGCGATGCTGGGGCCGGGACTGTATAAGGTGATGATCGCGCTGGCGGCTGTTTCCTGGCCCGCCTATGCGCGGCTCGTGCGCGGGGACGTGATGAGCATAAAACAGCGCGATTTCGTGACCGCCGCGAAAGCGCTGGGCGCGGGGCACGGCAGGATTTTCTTCCGCCATATCCTGCCGAACTCGATTTATCCGGTGGTGATTGTGGCGAGCCTCGACACCGGTGCGGTGGTGCTTACCGCAGCCGCCCTGAGTTTTCTGGGGCTGGGCTCTCCGGTCGGCTATGCCGACTGGGGGCAGCTCATCGCAATGTCACGCAACTGGATTCTGGGAACCGCCGGCAATCCGTTCGCCTACTGGTACACGGTCACGGTGCCGGGCGGCGCGATTTTCCTGTTCGTGCTGGGCTGGAACCTGCTGGGCGACGCGTTCCGCGATATCGCCGATCCGAAACAATACTGA
- a CDS encoding ABC transporter permease yields the protein MRAFILRRLAALPLVVAGVTLLLFALTQLLSPEMRASLYVKDPRQLDSLAEIIKTRGLNDPVLVQYGRWLGMLARGELGYSETANMPVTEAIKAYLPATLELSVATMAPVLLLGIWLGTLSAVKKDRWADHLIRAGSITSYSLPIFVLGLLLLMFFYGKLGWFEPGRYSLETDYLISAGGFTRHTGLLTIDALLNRNMTVFLDALKHLVLPAFALCIGSAALMIRVMRSSMLEELGKDYVRTARAKGLPEWRVRYVHAGKNALIPVITVASLQFVKLLGGVVIIETVFAFPGIGRWGVTAAQQLDIPGVLGFALMTSLLFVTGNLLADIAYAWADPRIRYR from the coding sequence ATGCGCGCGTTCATTCTCCGGCGGCTGGCCGCGCTGCCGCTTGTGGTGGCGGGTGTCACGCTGCTGCTGTTTGCGCTTACGCAGCTCCTGTCGCCGGAGATGCGCGCGTCGCTTTATGTGAAAGACCCGCGCCAGCTCGACTCGCTTGCCGAAATAATCAAAACGCGCGGGCTGAACGATCCCGTTCTGGTGCAGTACGGGCGCTGGCTGGGAATGCTGGCGCGCGGCGAACTGGGCTATTCGGAAACCGCGAACATGCCGGTAACCGAAGCGATAAAAGCGTACCTGCCGGCCACGCTTGAGCTGTCCGTCGCCACAATGGCGCCGGTGCTGCTGCTGGGGATCTGGCTGGGCACTTTGTCGGCCGTGAAAAAAGACAGGTGGGCCGACCATCTCATACGCGCCGGCTCAATCACTTCCTATTCCCTGCCGATTTTCGTGCTGGGGCTGCTGCTGCTGATGTTTTTCTACGGCAAGCTCGGCTGGTTCGAGCCGGGCAGATATTCGCTGGAAACCGATTATCTCATCAGCGCGGGCGGCTTCACGCGCCATACCGGACTGCTGACCATAGACGCGCTGTTAAACCGGAACATGACGGTTTTTCTGGACGCGCTGAAACATCTCGTGCTGCCAGCTTTCGCTTTATGCATAGGAAGCGCGGCACTGATGATCCGGGTGATGCGGTCATCGATGCTGGAGGAGCTGGGCAAGGATTATGTCCGCACGGCGCGCGCCAAAGGCCTGCCGGAATGGCGCGTGCGATATGTGCACGCGGGCAAAAATGCGCTGATACCGGTAATCACCGTGGCCAGCCTTCAGTTTGTGAAACTGCTGGGCGGAGTGGTGATCATAGAAACAGTTTTCGCTTTTCCCGGCATAGGCCGCTGGGGAGTGACGGCGGCGCAGCAGCTCGACATACCGGGCGTGCTGGGCTTTGCGCTGATGACCTCGCTGCTGTTTGTGACGGGCAATCTGCTGGCTGACATAGCCTATGCGTGGGCCGACCCGCGCATAAGGTACCGGTAA
- a CDS encoding M20/M25/M40 family metallo-hydrolase produces the protein MHSKINEKRMLDTFVELVKIDSESLAEKNIALRLEKELKKLGAKTVFDNAHKKTGGNCGNLIARFPGTVKKPAFLLSSHMDTVKPGKGVKPKIGRTTVTSDGTTILGADCKSGITAILEVLRVLKENRLPHPPLEIAFTVSEEIGLLGSKNLDYSLLTAKEGLVLDSETPETITVKAPSTCMVKAAIRGLAAHAGMLPEEGISAIKVAAEAIHAMKLGRIDFETTANIGVISGGNARNIVPGEVHLLGEARSHNIKKLDRQTKHMRACLEKAVKRARLKVRGKLHQAQLDLQITREYPNLDVPATDACVKTIIAAGAKAGVKIKPVASGGGADSNVYFGHGIKALDIGCGMGKAHSLEEYLDIRAMTDCAKVALQVVVDRVE, from the coding sequence ATGCACTCAAAAATCAACGAGAAACGGATGCTGGACACTTTTGTGGAGCTGGTGAAGATTGATTCGGAATCGCTGGCTGAAAAAAACATCGCGCTCAGGCTGGAAAAAGAACTGAAAAAACTCGGCGCGAAAACGGTTTTCGATAACGCCCACAAAAAAACCGGCGGCAACTGCGGCAACCTGATCGCCAGATTCCCCGGCACAGTCAAAAAACCGGCGTTTCTTCTTTCGTCGCATATGGACACGGTGAAACCCGGCAAAGGGGTGAAACCGAAAATCGGCAGGACGACCGTCACCTCCGACGGAACCACCATTCTCGGCGCGGACTGCAAAAGCGGCATCACCGCCATTCTGGAAGTGCTGCGGGTATTAAAGGAAAACAGGCTGCCGCACCCGCCGCTCGAAATCGCGTTTACCGTGTCGGAAGAAATCGGCCTGCTGGGCTCCAAAAACCTCGACTATTCGCTGCTGACCGCCAAAGAGGGGCTCGTGCTCGACAGCGAAACCCCGGAAACCATCACCGTCAAAGCGCCGTCCACCTGCATGGTGAAAGCGGCCATCAGAGGGCTCGCCGCGCACGCCGGGATGCTGCCGGAGGAAGGCATCAGCGCGATCAAGGTCGCGGCCGAAGCGATCCACGCCATGAAACTGGGCCGGATAGATTTTGAGACCACCGCCAATATCGGCGTGATAAGCGGCGGCAACGCCCGCAACATCGTGCCCGGCGAAGTGCATCTGCTGGGGGAAGCGCGCAGCCACAATATCAAAAAACTCGACAGGCAGACGAAGCACATGCGCGCCTGTCTTGAAAAAGCCGTCAAACGCGCCCGGCTCAAGGTGCGCGGCAAGCTGCATCAAGCGCAGCTGGACCTGCAGATCACGCGGGAATATCCGAACCTTGACGTGCCGGCGACGGATGCCTGCGTCAAAACCATAATCGCCGCGGGCGCGAAAGCGGGAGTGAAGATAAAACCGGTTGCGTCGGGCGGCGGAGCAGATTCCAACGTCTATTTCGGGCACGGCATCAAGGCTCTGGACATCGGGTGCGGCATGGGAAAAGCGCACAGCCTGGAGGAATACCTTGATATCAGGGCGATGACCGACTGCGCGAAAGTCGCGCTTCAGGTTGTCGTGGACCGGGTGGAATAA
- a CDS encoding ATP-binding cassette domain-containing protein, whose translation MTALLEAKNLVRTYRMKTAFSGVKQVRAVDDVSLTVNPGEAHGIAGESGCGKTTLAKLLLRLEDADSGSVFFDGRDITALSGGALKAFRKQAQIIFQDPQSSLDPRMTVRELIEEPLVIHSTGDRAQRLETVIALMDKTGLSASFLDRYPHEFSGGQRQRIGVARALALNPRLIVADECVSALDVSIQAQILNLLKDLRAEFGLSYLFVSHDLSVMRFLCDRITVMHEGRAVETGPASQLLGAPRHPYTKTLLAAVPRHPCERT comes from the coding sequence GTGACCGCGCTGCTGGAGGCTAAAAACCTCGTCAGGACCTACCGCATGAAAACCGCGTTTTCCGGCGTGAAGCAGGTGCGCGCGGTGGATGATGTTTCTTTGACGGTCAACCCCGGTGAGGCGCACGGCATAGCGGGCGAATCGGGCTGCGGGAAAACGACTCTGGCGAAACTGCTTTTAAGGCTGGAAGACGCGGACTCCGGGTCGGTTTTTTTCGACGGCCGCGACATAACGGCGCTGTCGGGCGGCGCGCTCAAGGCGTTCAGAAAACAGGCGCAGATAATTTTTCAGGATCCCCAGTCCAGCCTCGACCCGCGCATGACGGTGCGCGAGCTGATAGAGGAACCGCTCGTGATACACTCCACCGGCGACCGCGCGCAACGTCTTGAAACCGTAATCGCGCTGATGGACAAAACGGGACTGAGCGCTTCGTTCCTGGACCGGTATCCGCACGAGTTTTCCGGCGGACAGCGTCAGCGGATCGGGGTAGCCCGCGCGCTCGCGCTGAATCCCCGCCTGATAGTGGCGGACGAATGCGTTTCCGCGCTTGACGTTTCCATCCAGGCGCAGATTTTGAATCTGCTGAAGGATCTGCGCGCGGAATTCGGGCTAAGTTACCTGTTCGTGTCGCATGATCTTTCGGTTATGCGGTTCCTGTGCGACCGGATCACGGTCATGCACGAGGGCCGCGCGGTGGAAACGGGCCCCGCCTCGCAGCTGCTCGGCGCGCCCCGGCATCCTTACACTAAAACACTGCTGGCGGCGGTTCCGCGCCATCCCTGCGAACGGACATGA
- a CDS encoding ABC transporter ATP-binding protein has protein sequence MALLEITGLTVDFSTELGAHRALEGFSLALEPGETMAVVGESGSGKTVQALAVMGLLQSPPAKIVAGTVKYNGTNLLALEPEKLRRLRGDRIAMIFQDPMTSLNPVFTVGAQIEETLLVHNRARNREEARRRTIELLADAGIDSPADRAGQYPHQFSGGMRQRAMIACALACNPDLLIADEPTTALDVTIQAQILKLLAGLRLKYKAAVLLITHNLGIVAENADRVTVLYGGRVMERAKTAELLAAPRHPYTRGLLRSLPSLKGNPDRLSAIAGAPPAPYEKISGCVFSPRCPRAFWPCKTVQPAETVFEDGSACACHLYSGGKAAP, from the coding sequence ATGGCGCTTCTTGAAATAACCGGCCTTACGGTGGATTTCAGCACGGAGCTCGGCGCGCACCGCGCGCTGGAGGGTTTTTCGCTCGCGCTGGAACCGGGCGAAACGATGGCGGTGGTGGGGGAATCGGGCTCCGGCAAAACCGTGCAGGCGCTGGCGGTGATGGGGCTGCTTCAGTCGCCGCCCGCGAAAATAGTGGCCGGAACGGTAAAATACAACGGCACAAACCTGCTGGCTCTGGAGCCGGAGAAACTGCGCCGGCTGCGCGGCGACAGGATCGCCATGATTTTTCAGGATCCGATGACCTCGCTCAACCCGGTGTTCACCGTAGGCGCGCAAATCGAGGAAACACTGCTGGTTCACAACCGCGCCAGAAACCGGGAGGAAGCGCGCCGCCGGACAATCGAACTGCTGGCGGACGCCGGAATAGACAGCCCCGCCGACCGCGCGGGCCAGTATCCGCACCAGTTTTCCGGGGGAATGCGCCAGCGCGCGATGATCGCGTGCGCGCTCGCCTGCAACCCCGACCTGCTGATAGCCGACGAGCCGACCACCGCGCTTGACGTGACCATTCAGGCCCAGATTCTGAAACTGCTCGCCGGGCTCAGGCTGAAATACAAAGCCGCCGTCCTGCTCATCACCCACAATCTCGGCATCGTGGCTGAAAACGCCGACCGCGTGACCGTGCTGTACGGCGGCCGGGTTATGGAACGCGCGAAAACCGCGGAGCTGTTAGCCGCGCCGCGCCATCCCTATACCAGGGGCCTGCTGCGGTCCCTACCGTCGCTTAAAGGCAACCCCGACCGGCTGAGCGCGATTGCCGGCGCGCCGCCCGCGCCTTATGAAAAAATCTCCGGGTGCGTATTCTCGCCGCGCTGTCCCCGGGCGTTCTGGCCGTGCAAAACCGTGCAGCCCGCCGAAACGGTTTTTGAAGACGGTTCCGCCTGCGCCTGCCACCTCTACAGCGGCGGGAAGGCCGCGCCGTGA
- a CDS encoding Lrp/AsnC ligand binding domain-containing protein has product MISGLVLVKLKPGKENEVLKRIKAVKDVAHVSAVFGRWDLVLDMESEDLQTMSNCVVHQIRAIPGVDSTESLVTTAI; this is encoded by the coding sequence ATGATCAGCGGTCTTGTGCTTGTAAAACTTAAACCCGGCAAAGAGAATGAAGTGCTCAAACGCATAAAAGCGGTTAAGGATGTGGCCCATGTGTCAGCCGTATTCGGCAGATGGGATCTGGTGCTGGATATGGAGTCGGAGGATTTGCAGACCATGTCGAACTGCGTCGTGCACCAGATCCGCGCCATACCCGGAGTGGACAGCACCGAAAGCCTTGTAACCACCGCCATCTGA
- the dtd gene encoding D-aminoacyl-tRNA deacylase has product MQRVSEASVTLPDGETRCVGRGLLVLLGVGVNDTPEQAVWLASKTARLRIFRNGLGKFDLSVTDIKGSALVISQFTLYGDCGKGARPDFTAAARPETAVPLYELYVSELKKSGIAVLTGEFGADMKVALVNDGPVTVLLEKENA; this is encoded by the coding sequence GTGCAAAGAGTGTCGGAAGCGAGCGTTACCCTGCCGGACGGCGAAACCCGTTGCGTGGGGCGCGGGCTGCTGGTGCTGCTCGGCGTCGGAGTGAACGACACGCCGGAGCAGGCCGTCTGGCTTGCCTCCAAAACGGCCAGACTGCGCATTTTCAGAAACGGGCTGGGGAAATTCGATCTGTCGGTTACGGATATAAAAGGCTCCGCGCTGGTAATTTCGCAATTCACTCTTTACGGCGATTGCGGCAAAGGCGCTCGCCCCGATTTTACCGCCGCCGCCCGGCCCGAAACGGCTGTTCCGCTTTATGAGCTATATGTTTCCGAACTGAAAAAATCCGGCATCGCCGTGCTTACCGGCGAGTTCGGCGCGGACATGAAGGTCGCGCTGGTCAACGACGGGCCGGTCACCGTGCTGCTGGAGAAGGAAAACGCTTAA
- a CDS encoding DUF192 domain-containing protein, with protein sequence MKTCVMAVALLLCAPAYAGEQKLPVTDVVFPDGFRVRAELAVTGTEQELGLQFRTELAKDAGMLFVGGSETRRIFWMLNTVIALDMVFIGDDHAVTRVHENVPAADLSVSVQNPARRAGLARYVLEVPAGTAKAHGLKKGDKLKFDLSALNSTKPDTAAK encoded by the coding sequence ATGAAGACATGCGTTATGGCGGTTGCACTGCTGTTGTGCGCGCCAGCTTATGCCGGGGAGCAGAAGCTGCCCGTAACCGATGTCGTTTTTCCGGACGGGTTCCGCGTCCGGGCCGAGCTGGCCGTTACCGGAACGGAGCAGGAGCTGGGGCTTCAGTTCCGCACGGAACTGGCGAAAGACGCGGGCATGCTGTTTGTTGGCGGGTCGGAAACCCGGCGGATATTCTGGATGCTTAACACTGTTATTGCGCTGGATATGGTTTTTATCGGCGATGATCATGCCGTCACTCGCGTGCATGAGAATGTGCCTGCGGCGGATCTTTCCGTTTCGGTGCAAAACCCCGCCCGGCGCGCCGGTTTGGCGCGCTATGTGCTGGAAGTGCCCGCCGGAACAGCGAAGGCGCACGGCCTGAAAAAAGGCGACAAGCTGAAATTCGACCTGTCCGCGCTCAATTCCACAAAACCGGACACCGCCGCCAAATGA
- a CDS encoding M20/M25/M40 family metallo-hydrolase: MTFFSFLPLIVLLGGSAALAQEPQRAQAPDYYPELKRHFSSLLGINTAQPRGNELEAARYLYGVLDDERIDWEIYESTPGRAALAAFLRAPKNTGGKPLLLLSHLDTVGADAEQWQTPPFTPVEKNGEIYARGASDCKDLTAINLMTLVALKRSGAELSRDVIMLATPDEEAGSGYGLAWLLETRWKGKPPGGYALNEGGGVITDEAGKPLLVFVETAGKMYLDLRLTAEGTAGHSALPPRSNSIYSLAAALAAVERLKLPVRVTPTAEKFFRSIYAIQGADGRTTFDLFFSGDSRKAAAAAETIAYDPFFNAQLRDTVTPTVVRAGQDNNAVPAQAWALLNCRLLYDSGVDDFVEQIRKTVAPYGVTVSVVESPRLPFPAAMTQDDELYRAITAVAGTQMPGVAVAGGMIPGTTDSEFLRRAGVIAYGLGAPKSYGELDEAHAPDEKIRLDSLYRYFDFVYGVAREFAVVSTQPAKPVSGAVKPAGQPSR, from the coding sequence ATGACCTTTTTTTCTTTTCTCCCCCTTATCGTGCTGCTTGGCGGGAGCGCCGCGCTGGCGCAGGAGCCGCAGCGGGCGCAGGCGCCGGATTATTATCCCGAGCTGAAGCGGCATTTTTCCAGCCTGCTGGGCATCAATACGGCGCAGCCGAGGGGCAACGAACTGGAGGCGGCGCGTTACCTTTACGGCGTGCTTGACGACGAGCGCATTGACTGGGAAATTTACGAGTCCACACCCGGGCGCGCGGCGCTGGCCGCTTTTCTGCGCGCGCCGAAAAACACGGGCGGGAAACCGCTTTTGCTGCTGTCGCATCTTGACACTGTCGGAGCGGATGCGGAGCAGTGGCAGACCCCGCCCTTCACGCCGGTTGAGAAAAACGGCGAGATATACGCGCGCGGCGCGTCCGACTGCAAGGATCTTACCGCGATAAACCTGATGACGCTGGTCGCGCTCAAGCGCTCCGGCGCCGAGCTTTCGCGCGACGTTATCATGCTTGCCACGCCCGACGAGGAAGCGGGCTCCGGGTATGGCCTTGCGTGGCTGCTCGAAACCCGCTGGAAAGGCAAGCCGCCCGGCGGGTACGCCTTGAACGAGGGCGGCGGAGTTATCACCGACGAAGCCGGCAAGCCGCTTCTGGTGTTTGTCGAAACCGCGGGCAAGATGTATCTGGATCTCAGGCTTACGGCGGAAGGCACCGCAGGGCATTCCGCCCTGCCGCCGCGCTCCAATTCTATTTACTCGCTGGCCGCCGCGCTGGCGGCGGTGGAGAGGCTTAAACTGCCGGTCCGCGTAACGCCGACGGCGGAAAAATTCTTCCGGTCCATTTACGCCATTCAGGGGGCCGACGGCCGGACTACTTTCGATCTGTTTTTTTCCGGCGATTCCCGTAAGGCCGCCGCGGCGGCCGAAACAATCGCCTACGACCCGTTTTTCAATGCCCAGCTGCGCGACACCGTAACCCCTACCGTCGTGCGCGCCGGGCAGGACAACAATGCCGTGCCTGCTCAGGCGTGGGCGTTGCTCAACTGCCGTCTGCTTTACGATTCCGGCGTGGATGATTTCGTAGAGCAAATACGCAAAACTGTCGCGCCGTACGGAGTGACCGTGAGCGTGGTCGAAAGTCCGCGGCTGCCGTTTCCTGCGGCGATGACACAGGATGACGAGCTTTACCGGGCGATAACGGCTGTCGCCGGGACGCAGATGCCGGGCGTGGCGGTTGCCGGCGGAATGATTCCCGGCACCACCGATTCCGAATTTCTGCGCCGCGCCGGAGTGATAGCCTACGGGCTGGGCGCGCCGAAAAGCTACGGCGAGCTGGACGAGGCGCATGCGCCGGACGAAAAAATCCGGCTTGATTCGCTTTACCGGTATTTCGATTTCGTATACGGCGTGGCGCGCGAGTTCGCCGTTGTTTCCACCCAGCCGGCCAAGCCTGTTTCCGGCGCGGTAAAGCCCGCCGGCCAGCCTTCGCGCTAG
- a CDS encoding glutamate mutase L: protein MRNDSGPVPGVIIATDCGSTTTKAILIEKKDGVYRQTCRGEAPTTVEAPFEDVTCGVRNALAELETLSGRTLLRGGELITPAAGGAGADLYVSTSSAGGGLQMLVAGAILEMTGESARRCALGAGAIVMDVLASNDCRAPHEKIEFIRQLRPDMILLSGGTEGGSVSHVLELAQCIAAADPLPRLGRGYKLPLVFAGNSDARERVASILGEKTAFYEADNLRPSPERENLAPARRKIHEIFLEHVMRQAPGYAKLAAMARGAVLPTPAAAGIMVERFARARSANVLAADIGGATTDVFSVFGGVFNRTVSANLGMSYSAANVLAEAGAEKITRWLPFEMDESDLRDRLKNKMIRPATIAQTIEDLMIEHAVAREALRLAFEQHCRLATEIKGVGRERTIADAFAQSAAGGIVDLVKLDYIIGSGGILARAPRRAQALLMMLDAFQPAGVTALAVDSVFMMPQLGALAGVCERAALDVFYNDCLVPLGVCIAPLGSAPAGAPCLDYEMKFPGGETRRGAVPAGEIGLVPCAGPACVTLRPARRFDLGAGMGRPVCVEAERGQAGFVLDGRGRPLVLETEPPVRRRQLNRWFRALALYPEHG from the coding sequence ATGCGGAATGACAGCGGGCCGGTTCCCGGCGTCATAATCGCGACCGACTGCGGCAGCACCACCACCAAAGCGATCCTGATCGAGAAAAAAGACGGCGTTTACCGCCAGACCTGCCGCGGCGAAGCGCCCACCACCGTGGAGGCCCCTTTTGAGGATGTGACCTGCGGAGTGCGCAACGCGCTGGCGGAACTGGAAACGCTGTCGGGCAGGACGCTGTTGCGCGGCGGAGAGCTGATCACGCCCGCAGCTGGCGGCGCGGGCGCGGATCTTTATGTTTCCACCAGCAGCGCGGGCGGCGGCTTGCAGATGCTGGTCGCGGGCGCGATACTGGAAATGACCGGCGAATCCGCCCGGCGCTGCGCGCTTGGCGCGGGCGCGATTGTGATGGACGTGCTGGCTTCAAACGACTGCCGTGCGCCGCATGAAAAAATCGAGTTTATCCGCCAGCTCCGGCCGGACATGATACTGCTGTCCGGCGGCACCGAAGGCGGCTCGGTTTCCCATGTGCTGGAACTGGCGCAATGCATAGCGGCGGCGGATCCCCTGCCGCGGCTCGGACGGGGCTATAAACTGCCGCTCGTGTTCGCTGGCAATAGCGACGCGCGGGAGCGCGTCGCCTCTATACTGGGCGAAAAAACGGCGTTTTACGAAGCGGACAATCTGCGCCCTTCGCCGGAGCGCGAGAACCTGGCTCCGGCGCGCCGGAAAATTCATGAAATTTTCCTTGAACATGTCATGCGGCAGGCGCCGGGCTACGCAAAACTCGCGGCAATGGCCCGCGGCGCCGTGCTGCCCACGCCGGCGGCGGCCGGCATTATGGTTGAAAGGTTCGCCCGCGCCCGGTCCGCCAATGTGCTTGCGGCGGATATCGGCGGCGCTACGACCGACGTGTTTTCGGTTTTCGGAGGCGTGTTTAACCGCACCGTGAGCGCGAACCTCGGCATGAGTTACTCCGCGGCGAACGTGCTTGCCGAGGCGGGCGCGGAGAAGATCACGCGCTGGCTGCCGTTTGAAATGGACGAATCCGACCTGCGCGACCGGCTGAAAAACAAGATGATCCGGCCCGCCACCATAGCCCAGACGATTGAAGACCTCATGATAGAGCACGCCGTCGCCCGCGAGGCTCTGCGGCTGGCTTTTGAACAGCATTGCCGGCTCGCGACGGAAATCAAGGGCGTTGGCCGTGAGCGCACTATTGCCGACGCCTTCGCGCAGTCCGCCGCCGGCGGGATTGTGGATCTTGTGAAGCTGGACTATATCATCGGGTCAGGCGGAATTCTGGCCCGCGCGCCGCGCCGCGCGCAGGCATTGCTTATGATGCTTGACGCTTTCCAGCCGGCTGGCGTGACCGCTCTGGCGGTTGATTCGGTTTTCATGATGCCCCAGCTTGGCGCGCTTGCCGGAGTCTGCGAGCGGGCCGCGCTGGATGTGTTTTATAACGACTGTCTTGTGCCGCTGGGCGTCTGCATCGCGCCGCTCGGTTCGGCGCCGGCCGGCGCGCCGTGCCTGGATTATGAAATGAAATTCCCCGGCGGCGAAACGCGCCGCGGCGCGGTTCCGGCCGGAGAGATCGGACTTGTGCCCTGCGCCGGCCCCGCTTGCGTTACCCTCCGGCCCGCCCGGCGGTTCGATCTGGGCGCGGGCATGGGCCGGCCGGTTTGCGTGGAGGCGGAGCGCGGGCAGGCCGGGTTTGTGCTGGACGGGCGCGGACGCCCTCTAGTTCTGGAAACCGAGCCGCCTGTCCGTCGCCGCCAGCTCAACCGCTGGTTCAGGGCTTTGGCGCTTTATCCGGAGCATGGCTGA